The following are encoded together in the Nitrospirota bacterium genome:
- a CDS encoding NADH-quinone oxidoreductase subunit C, whose protein sequence is MDRVLKKAVTVVEHLNETYLEVKPDDFRDVCRYLSEELHGLLRLMFATDERERDGVFRVYAVFSVPGVDRFFIIVRSVSGDDPRFSSLTPHVPAAHWYEREIYDMLGLAPEGHPDQRRLVFHEAFPANSHPLRKDWKIGPSDIREWGEGIMVKVPHPFMEVEGEGIVEIPVGPVHAGIIEPGHFRFSAVGETIFFLEPRLFYTHKGTEKQFETLGFIEGVKLAERVSGTSSFSHGAAYCMAVERMTGTEITEKASAVRTLLLELERLYNHIGDIGNMCAGTALAVGYMKGAVIKEQLMQLNERLTGSRYLRSANIIGGVTKDVFARADDILKTVDEATKDIKGLMQLLLGSVSHRERLENTGRLSKDIALKLGVTGVAARASGLNDDMRKSHPHLLYDRMIFEAHTHEKGDVFARMMVRSEEAECSISMIQALIESGYKGDLAVPVKRALPYASALGYAETPRGSLFYWVMADRNGRPLRVKLRSPSYCNWPAVPFAVHGNIVPDFPLCNKSFNLSYSGTDM, encoded by the coding sequence ATGGATAGGGTCCTTAAGAAAGCGGTCACGGTCGTTGAGCATCTGAATGAGACCTATCTCGAGGTCAAACCGGATGATTTCAGGGACGTCTGCCGGTACCTGTCCGAAGAGCTGCATGGCCTGCTTCGGCTGATGTTCGCGACCGACGAGCGGGAGCGGGACGGCGTGTTCAGGGTCTATGCCGTGTTCTCCGTTCCCGGCGTTGACCGGTTCTTTATCATTGTCCGTTCCGTGAGCGGGGACGATCCCCGGTTCTCTTCGTTGACCCCTCATGTTCCCGCGGCTCACTGGTACGAACGCGAGATCTACGATATGCTCGGCCTCGCTCCCGAAGGGCATCCGGACCAGCGCAGGCTCGTTTTCCACGAAGCATTCCCGGCAAATTCACATCCGCTCAGGAAAGACTGGAAGATCGGGCCGTCGGACATCAGGGAATGGGGCGAGGGGATCATGGTGAAAGTCCCCCACCCTTTCATGGAAGTGGAAGGCGAGGGTATCGTCGAGATCCCCGTGGGCCCCGTGCATGCCGGCATCATCGAGCCGGGACACTTCCGGTTCAGCGCCGTGGGCGAGACCATCTTCTTCCTGGAACCTCGGCTGTTCTATACGCACAAGGGGACGGAGAAGCAGTTCGAGACGCTCGGATTTATTGAAGGCGTCAAGCTGGCGGAGCGCGTTTCCGGCACCTCATCTTTCTCCCACGGTGCGGCGTACTGCATGGCGGTGGAGCGGATGACCGGTACGGAGATCACGGAGAAGGCCTCGGCCGTGCGAACGCTCCTGCTCGAGCTCGAGCGGCTCTATAACCATATCGGCGATATCGGGAACATGTGCGCGGGGACGGCGCTCGCCGTGGGATACATGAAGGGCGCGGTCATCAAGGAACAGCTCATGCAGCTCAATGAGCGGCTCACCGGGAGCAGGTATCTTCGCAGCGCGAACATCATCGGCGGCGTCACGAAAGATGTGTTCGCCCGGGCCGACGATATCCTCAAGACGGTTGACGAAGCCACGAAGGATATTAAGGGGCTTATGCAGCTGCTGCTCGGCTCGGTCTCGCACCGGGAGCGGTTGGAGAACACCGGACGTCTCTCAAAGGACATCGCGTTGAAGTTGGGCGTGACCGGTGTTGCCGCGCGGGCGTCGGGCCTGAACGACGATATGAGGAAGTCCCATCCGCACCTCCTGTACGACAGGATGATCTTCGAAGCCCATACCCATGAAAAAGGGGACGTGTTCGCCCGCATGATGGTCAGGTCTGAAGAGGCCGAGTGCTCCATCTCTATGATCCAGGCGCTCATTGAAAGCGGTTACAAAGGCGATCTGGCCGTTCCCGTGAAACGGGCGCTTCCCTATGCGTCTGCACTGGGCTATGCCGAGACCCCGCGCGGTTCGCTGTTCTACTGGGTGATGGCGGACAGGAACGGCAGACCGCTCAGGGTGAAGCTCCGCTCGCCGTCGTACTGCAACTGGCCCGCCGTGCCCTTCGCCGTGCACGGGAACATCGTGCCCGACTTCCCGCTCTGCAACAAGAGCTTTAATCTGTCGTACTCCGGGACGGATATGTGA
- a CDS encoding GxxExxY protein, whose protein sequence is MTNRSEDMMQNPPQRRRDTENTYYYEGLTEKIIACAIEVHRHLGPGLLESIYEECFCKELQLQGMVFDNQVTLPVEYKGLQLDCSYRMDVVVDRKVVVEIKCVEKILPVHEAQLLTYLKLSGLKVGLMVNFNSALLKDGIKRLVR, encoded by the coding sequence GTGACCAATCGCTCCGAGGATATGATGCAAAATCCACCACAGAGACGCAGAGACACGGAGAATACATATTATTATGAAGGGCTGACGGAGAAGATCATTGCCTGCGCTATTGAGGTACATCGCCATCTTGGGCCTGGCCTGCTCGAATCAATATATGAAGAGTGCTTTTGTAAAGAATTACAACTCCAGGGCATGGTCTTCGATAACCAGGTGACGCTTCCCGTTGAATATAAAGGACTCCAGCTTGATTGCAGTTATCGGATGGATGTTGTGGTAGATAGAAAAGTGGTGGTGGAAATCAAATGCGTTGAAAAAATACTTCCAGTTCACGAAGCGCAGTTGTTGACCTATTTAAAACTATCCGGTTTGAAAGTGGGGCTGATGGTAAACTTTAACTCTGCCTTGCTGAAAGACGGAATCAAAAGACTCGTACGATAA
- a CDS encoding NADH-quinone oxidoreductase subunit B family protein, producing MFEEILKNVLSKKKVIPFPEGFTIAPEQEAKIVDFQEKIDRIFHRSLRIRQIDAGSCNACEWECTALTNPIYDIQRFGVDFVASPRHADVLLVTGPVSRQMELALKRTYIATPEPKLVVACGDCARDGGIYKGSYAVTNGVANVIPVDGYIPGCPPTPAAILLGLSRIIGELIDKRA from the coding sequence ATGTTTGAAGAAATACTAAAGAACGTGCTATCCAAGAAGAAGGTCATCCCGTTCCCGGAAGGCTTCACCATCGCTCCCGAGCAGGAGGCGAAGATTGTTGACTTTCAGGAAAAGATTGATAGAATCTTCCATAGGTCGCTCCGGATCAGGCAGATCGATGCGGGATCATGCAACGCCTGCGAATGGGAATGTACGGCGCTCACGAACCCCATCTACGACATCCAGCGCTTCGGCGTCGATTTCGTGGCTTCTCCCCGGCATGCCGACGTGCTGCTCGTGACCGGGCCGGTATCGCGCCAAATGGAGCTTGCGCTGAAGCGGACCTATATCGCGACCCCGGAACCGAAGCTCGTTGTGGCCTGCGGCGACTGCGCAAGGGACGGCGGTATCTATAAAGGAAGCTACGCTGTCACCAACGGCGTCGCGAACGTCATTCCCGTCGACGGCTATATCCCCGGATGTCCACCGACGCCTGCGGCGATCCTGCTGGGACTTTCACGGATCATAGGCGAACTCATCGATAAACGGGCATGA